In a genomic window of Flavobacterium crassostreae:
- the purB gene encoding adenylosuccinate lyase: MNTLNQLNAISPIDGRYRSKTVSLAPFFSEEALIKYRVLVEIEYFIALCEVPLPQLAGVSPDVFESLRNIYKNFSTEDALWIKETEKVTNHDVKAVEYFIKEAFEKLGLSAHREFIHFGLTSQDINNTAIPLSTKEAFEKVYLPSLIALISKLKELSLEWKDVPMLARTHGQPASPTRLGKEIGVFVERLEEQMRLLFTIPFAAKFGGATGNYNAHHVAYPQIDWKRFGSKFVEDILGLHHSFPTTQIEHYDHFAAFFDALKRINTIIIDLDRDIWTYVSMEYFKQKIKAGEIGSSAMPHKVNPIDFENSEGNLGIANAIFEHLSAKLPLSRLQRDLTDSTVLRNVGVPIGHTIIGFEATLKGLNKLLLNEPKFHEDLEKNWAVVAEAIQTILRREGYPNPYEALKGLTRTNEAIDKKAIHGFIATLDVSEVIKEELMQITPSNFLGI; this comes from the coding sequence ATGAATACTTTAAACCAATTAAATGCTATTTCTCCTATTGATGGAAGATATAGAAGTAAAACCGTTTCTTTAGCTCCATTTTTTTCTGAGGAGGCTTTAATCAAATACCGTGTATTAGTTGAGATTGAATATTTTATTGCTTTGTGCGAGGTGCCTTTGCCACAGCTTGCTGGCGTAAGTCCGGATGTATTTGAGAGTTTGCGCAATATTTATAAAAACTTTTCTACGGAAGATGCGCTTTGGATTAAAGAAACCGAAAAAGTAACCAACCACGATGTTAAGGCGGTAGAATATTTTATTAAAGAGGCTTTTGAAAAACTAGGTTTGTCTGCACACAGAGAGTTTATCCATTTTGGTTTGACCTCGCAGGATATTAACAATACGGCCATTCCGCTTTCTACCAAAGAGGCGTTCGAGAAAGTGTACCTGCCTTCTTTGATTGCTTTGATTTCTAAATTGAAAGAGTTAAGCCTAGAGTGGAAAGACGTACCTATGCTGGCACGCACGCATGGGCAGCCTGCCTCTCCTACTCGTTTAGGTAAAGAAATTGGGGTTTTTGTAGAACGACTAGAGGAGCAAATGCGTTTGTTGTTTACTATTCCGTTTGCTGCTAAATTTGGTGGTGCTACCGGAAATTACAATGCACACCATGTGGCTTATCCTCAAATTGACTGGAAGCGTTTTGGTAGCAAGTTTGTAGAAGATATTTTAGGTTTGCACCACTCTTTTCCAACGACTCAAATTGAACATTACGATCATTTTGCTGCGTTTTTTGATGCTTTAAAAAGAATCAACACTATTATAATTGACTTGGATAGAGACATTTGGACGTATGTTTCGATGGAATATTTTAAACAAAAAATTAAAGCAGGAGAGATTGGCTCTTCGGCGATGCCACATAAAGTAAACCCGATTGATTTTGAAAACTCGGAAGGAAATTTAGGAATTGCAAATGCCATTTTTGAGCACCTTTCGGCAAAATTACCGCTGTCACGATTGCAACGGGATCTAACCGATAGTACGGTTTTAAGAAACGTAGGCGTGCCTATTGGCCATACCATCATTGGATTTGAAGCGACTCTGAAAGGATTGAACAAATTGCTGTTGAACGAACCTAAATTTCATGAAGATTTAGAAAAAAACTGGGCTGTAGTGGCAGAGGCTATCCAGACTATTTTGCGTCGCGAAGGCTATCCAAATCCGTACGAAGCATTAAAAGGATTGACTAGAACCAACGAGGC